Proteins from a genomic interval of Drosophila melanogaster chromosome 2R:
- the tud gene encoding tudor, isoform A produces MNGQARIALPSKVDLYITHVDHVGPYLKVYGHVNRDAASLISERIRNLLPTCFAIEPSWSVERQQALLIPGTFCIFKNINGPAPGDVEYRRIRVVSADLEGQSMRAEIDFVDFGYKRTVDSHDLMFPKQPKLLQNIPLHCFQYIVLGICSEWDQTDLAEVRRLVVNQIVKITVEPTQICDQKFASLRWKDFELNEFLVQQKQIGVSVDKQLMMDHCKKLWKDNPQSPVTEYNNNSIHNSKTPMEIAREQLAVRQSLAARLDAQRSVQVTPSRPLNADAPDYTPKHLPLVNVTNVQVQMPGLNNTQKPVFVSTNPYNRANYQPAVPAAQPYVPKANPRSQYTYYNVRMNKPINAMPPPAGPHVPIQHFNQQANNVSLSYVPARFTPPPTPSIAQHQIPIPAFRTTSLTVGLTYDVVISYVENGPYLFWVHLKSSDHDLSTMMGQIERTKLKALAQAPELGTACVARFSEDGHLYRAMVCAVYAQRYRVVYVDYGNSELLSASDLFQIPPELLEIKPFAFRFALAGTKEIEPIDDSMKRIFKKSAIYRNFELTVQAPESVGSMQTCHLNQNGTNMLELLRQLKNSRQSYKKAEQLENDDAVEIRFIDSPSNFYVQKVANIGKFEQLMDEMFSYYNANQRVPDQLILGAPCIVKCDQEWYRAEILRVDDSVIVRHVDFGYEQNVKRHLIGHIAEKHLEMPRQAIKCCLKGFENSELSEDKITDQFEMLAEESNIRRRTFSVRIFRIEPDGLNVVNLLAKNLNVMKKLYKLSMPFEQYLSLEKGQFNANNTRAESVISSELNKSHILNSTSIGETENRLQEQEKEQQQKKVDVRQQQLAVEIPQAVKSVSGSKNSTDWDKRSSTSAGSKDSKRQQQQQIQRIDRHLDFSCETQSTGSYSSGMSSPRKGNRQQNGRTPIQSPRHNEKQEAKKNARFSNSESPRRSRDGQQGNQRSQNAPQGYAQKPQRQKSTLDGNISSKRSSGVGSDIASSSSESVAAAKPEKYVSLDKPYALQEMKTPSKEAASLSWWLSPFQFYIVPKSVSAKYDNIMRDMREFYRQKQHQPLQLKVGSTVVVRQRKDNAILRATVTACNHMMRKYRVFCVDTGSLITVTSEDIWQLEQRFADPPCMAHRCSFHSVVTNYDPLYIVDRMETFVPVNAKVDCEFVSKEKSNQGSNTSSTCSYTVNIFVNGASLRDMLVKAEFLTEVAPEIRVNLLAGQQIRGKFTSIRDMTSFKVQFDYGNNVNFLCTYDDAKFVKSNPNLARRFKEFYEGKSFALNVKNVCENNIVHLRPVMPLFMEDRRSFICPYPVVLSSFQALVVYTAKPYRVYVQPQAIVPSMQTLLDNMYEHYKAKGDSLKKFDVGQICAVRSSDGNWYRARISGKDSNAACFEVFYIDYGNTEEIKRDDIKALDAKFYEHASGFAVEINLPIGRPSNDTKLKARISEILEEKVVTIKSIEVRRSHLIADVILENNQSVIDLLKAEKLVPGKDLDYMRKQMEKGKSRTYEYIETVDLTLDEEEDKGRKETVSKSGSANASPKKKQHNDKDREPKKSKPAEPARTVAPQPVALKTPSPVPAEPAPVPKPATPVPEVVEVPEINPTVREAAAESKQAPAQEDPYKDLDCVVLSHCDNPAQFYVHPIDQLSKLNQLHENLQIVSPSLPQLMNVVNGADCVSMYSVDKCWYRAKIIDAELMVLLFIDYGNTDCVSDATDIKESMWSHIEPFCLPCALPIRPKGTADWVDAANGIFNESYSKVPRLEYLTQGDHYTTSYVNMYIDGEDVAKKLIADGFARPLEYLASGCSCYISHVNGICDFFIQLERDSKALELIELYLRKKDTLKPLEGFEKGLIVAALFEDDELWYRAQLQKELPDSRYEVLFIDYGNTSTTSKCLMLSEEIASLPSLSKKCSLQLPDAYISWSPEAEAKFAELTGEGELVFTTQLLKPGQDHVTIDLLLDGENIIDRLLPLCQRKEPKEASKESLAVTTKAIITHVENTSRIYLQFSEKDSLMDIICEKLNGSKLQPKTEKAAVDDMCVVQFADDLEFYRSRILEVLEDDQYKVILIDYGNTTVVDKLYELPQEFTLIKPVAEICSMEPSAIFEKNKALTLTTFDALLDSCKGVVAVEFVNKSASPPVVRLTTKDKRSLKIYEHLQKLVQAELKLIQKRNENSECIISYGNSPKSFYVQMKHNSADLDLIVKTLQSLKKEKLKKLIDPTTNSNGVCYSQEDACYYRCSIKSVLDPSQGFEVFLLDYGNTLVVPEVWQLPQEIEPIPSLALHCQLSKIPMDVSDEKLEEAFAALLEQHFGELYEITTQPNEDETKPLIAELRINYKDFVQELVSTVTGVQKPLEAELHNCVVVQFDGPMSFYVQMESDVPALEQMTDKLLDAEQDLPAFSDLKEGALCVAQFPEDEVFYRAQIRKVLDDGKCEVHFIDFGNNAVTQQFRQLPEELAKPARYSRHCELDASTISKCDAALLQSFIDTRFSETFQVEILATKGTGTHVVRLFYQSKNISEKLQECQ; encoded by the exons ATGAATGGACAGGCGCGCATTGCTCTTCCCTCCAAAGTGGACCTGTACATCACTCATGTGGATCACGTGGGTCCGTATCTGAAGGTCTACGGCCACGTTAACCGAGACGCCGCCTCCCTGATCAGCGAACGAATCAGGAATCTGTTGCCCACATGCTTTGCCATTGAGCCCAGTTGGTCCGTGGAGCGCCAACAGGCTCTCCTCATACCCGGCACGTTTTGCATATTCAAGAATATCAATGGCCCGGCTCCTGGTGATGTGGAGTACAGGCGGATACGTGTGGTCAGTGCAGACCTGGAGGGTCAGTCGATGCGGGCGGAGATCGATTTCGTGGACTTTGGCTATAAGCGTACTGTAGATAGTCATGAT TTAATGTTCCCCAAGCAGCCCAAGCTGCTTCAGAACATTCCCCTGCACTGCTTCCAGTACATTGTGCTGGGAATCTGCTCCGAGTGGGATCAGACCGATCTGGCTGAGGTTCGGCGGCTGGTTGTCAACCAGATCGTTAAAATCACTGTGGAACCTACACAAATCTGTGACCAAAAGTTTGCCAGTCTGCGCTGGAAGGATTTTGAGCTCAACGAGTTCTTagtgcaacaaaaacaaatcggAGTTTCGGTCGACAAGCAACTCATGATGGACCACTGCAAGAAGCTGTGGAAGGATAATCCGCAGTCGCCGGTCACCgaatacaacaacaatagtATACACAACTCAAAGACGCCCATGGAGATTGCCCGTGAGCAACTAGCGGTGCGACAATCCTTAGCTGCTCGCTTGGATGCACAGCGATCGGTCCAAGTGACACCGTCAAGGCCGCTAAACGCCGATGCCCCTGACTATACGCCTAAACATCTGCCGCTGGTCAATGTG ACAAATGTACAGGTACAAATGCCAGGCCTAAACAATACTCAGAAACCGGTATTTGTATCGACAAATCCTTATAATCGTGCCAACTATCAGCCCGCTGTGCCGGCTGCTCAACCATATGTGCCCAAGGCGAACCCCCGATCGCAATACACCTATTACAATGTTCGCATGAACAAACCGATTAACGCCATGCCGCCGCCGGCCGGTCCACATGTGCCCATTCAGCACTTTAATCAACAGGCTAACAACGTGTCACTGAGCTATGTTCCTGCACGGTTCACTCCACCTCCAACGCCATCGATTGCGCAACATCAAATCCCCATTCCTGCCTTCAGAACCACCAGCTTAACGGTGGGCCTCACCTACGACGTGGTTATAAGCTATGTGGAGAACGGTCCGTACCTATTTTGGGTGCACCTGAAAAGCAGCGATCATGATCTGAGCACCATGATGGGTCAAATTGAACGGACGAAGCTCAAGGCACTCGCGCAGGCTCCTGAGCTTGGAACTGCCTGTGTGGCCCGTTTCTCAGAAGATGGTCATCTGTATCGCGCTATGGTGTGCGCTGTTTACGCCCAACGTTACCGCGTTGTTTACGTGGACTACGGAAACTCTGAGTTGTTGTCCGCAAGTGATCTGTTTCAAATACCCCCAGAACTGTTGGAAATTAAACCGTTTGCTTTCCGATTTGCTTTGGCCGGAACCAAGGAAATTGAGCCCATTGACGACAGCATGAAGCGGATTTTCAAGAAATCAGCCATTTATCGTAACTTTGAACTGACTGTCCAGGCGCCAGAGAGTGTGGGCTCCATGCAAACCTGCCATCTCAACCAGAAT GGCACCAATATGCTGGAGCTTCTTAGGCAGCTAAAGAACTCACGTCAGTCCTACAAAAAGGCGGAGCAACTTGAAAACGACGACGCCGTGGAGATTCGTTTTATTGATTCGCCCAGCAACTTCTATGTGCAGAAAGTGGCCAACATAGGAAAGTTCGAGCAGCTCATGGACGAGATGTTCTCCTACTACAATGCAAACCAGAGAGTTCCCGATCAGTTGATCTTGGGCGCACCCTGCATTGTTAAATGCGATCAGGAATGGTACCGTGCAGAGATTCTGCGCGTTGATGACTCTGTGATTGTGCGGCATGTAGATTTTGGTTATGAACAGAATGTGAAGCGGCATTTGATTGGCCATATTGCTGAGAAGCATCTGGAAATGCCTCGCCAGGCAATTAAGTGCTGCTTGAAAGGATTCGAGAACAGTGAACTTAGCGAGGACAAGATTACCGATCAGTTTGAAATGTTAGCTGAGGAATCCAATATCCGAAGGCGCACATTTAGTGTGCGTATCTTTCGCATTGAACCCGATGGTCTGAACGTAGTAAACCTGCTGGCCAAGAACCTGAATGTGATGAAGAAGCTCTACAAGCTTTCTATGCCTTTTGAACAATATCTGTCCCTGGAAAAGGGTCAGTTTAATGCAAACAACACCCGTGCCGAGTCTGTGATCTCTTCTGAGTTGAATAAGAGCCATATTTTGAACTCTACAAGCATTGGCGAGACCGAAAATCGTTTGCAAGAACAGGAAAAAGAGCAGCAACAGAAAAAGGTCGATGTTAGGCAGCAGCAACTAGCAGTTGAAATTCCGCAAGCAGTAAAGTCCGTTAGCGGAAGCAAAAACTCGACAGACTGGGACAAACGTAGCTCCACCTCGGCAGGCTCAAAGGACAGTAagcgtcagcagcagcaacaaatacAGCGAATCGATCGCCATTTAGACTTCAGCTGTGAGACACAGAGCACCGGTAGTTACAGCAGTGGCATGAGTTCGCCGCGCAAGGGTAACCGACAACAGAACGGTCGCACACCGATCCAATCACCACGCCATAATGAAAAGCAGGAAGCGAAAAAAAATGC GCGCTTTAGCAACAGCGAGTCACCCCGCAGGAGTCGAGATGGCCAGCAGGGGAACCAACGCTCCCAAAATGCGCCACAGGGCTATGCTCAAAAGCCACAGCGTCAAAAATCCACGTTAGACGGAAATATCAGCTCAAAGCGTTCCAGCGGAGTGGGGAGTGATATTGCCTCATCCAGCTCCGAATCGGTGGCTGCCGCCAAGCCGGAGAAATACGTTTCCTTGGATAAACCGTATGCGCTGCAGGAGATGAAAACACCTAGCAAGGAGGCAGCTAGTTTGTCTTGGTGGCTCTCGCCATTCCAGTTCTACATCGTGCCCAAGTCTGTCTCTGCAAAGTACGATAATATAATGCGTGATATGCGAGAGTTCTACCGCCAGAAGCAACACCAGCCACTTCAATTAAAGGTTGGATCCACCGTAGTTGTGCGCCAGCGAAAGGACAATGCCATTCTGCGGGCTACTGTGACCGCATGCAATCACATGATGCGCAAGTATCGCGTTTTTTGCGTGGACACAGGCAGCTTAATAACGGTCACCTCGGAGGATATTTGGCAATTGGAGCAGCGCTTTGCAGATCCGCCCTGTATGGCACATCGCTGCAGCTTTCACAGCGTCGTTACCAACTATGATCCATTGTACATTGTGGATCGCATGGAAACATTCGTTCCAGTTAATGCCAAAGTCGATTGCGAGTTCGTGTCCAAAGAGAAGAGCAACCAAGGCTCAAATACCAGCAGCACTTGCTCCTACACagttaatatttttgtaaacgGAGCATCCCTACGAGATATGCTCGTCAAAGCGGAATTCCTTACCGAAGTGGCGCCTG AGATTCGCGTTAACCTTTTAGCTGGTCAGCAGATTAGAGGAAAATTCACTTCTATTCGTGACATGACAAGCTTTAAGGTTCAGTTTGATTATGGTAACAATGTGAACTTCCTTTGCACCTATGACGATGCTAAATTTGTTAAGTCCAATCCGAATTTGGCCAGGCGATTTAAGGAGTTTTACGAGGGTAAATCGTTTGCCTTGAATGTCAAGAATGTCTGCGAAAACAATAT CGTTCATCTGAGACCTGTAATGCCGTTGTTCATGGAGGATCGCAGGTCATTCATCTGCCCCTATCCCGTGGTGCTGAGCTCATTCCAAGCACTCGTTGTGTACACCGCTAAACCTTACCGCGTGTATGTTCAACCGCAGGCCATAGTACCATCTATGCAGACCCTATTGGATAATATGTATGAACACTACAAGGCCAAGG gcGACTCTTTGAAAAAATTTGATGTGGGACAGATCTGTGCTGTACGAAGCTCCGATGGCAATTGGTACAGAGCCAGAATCTCAGGAAAGGATTCGAATGCAGCGTGCTTCGAGGTGTTTTACATCGATTACGGCAACACGGAGGAAATAAAGCGTGACGATATCAAGGCATTGGATGCAAAGTTTTATGAGCACGCAAGCGGCTTTGCAGTGGAGATTAATTTGCCGATTGGCCGACCCAGCAACGATACAAAGCTAAAGGCGCGTATATCCGAGATTCTTGAGGAGAAGGTTGTCACTATCAAATCGATTGAGGTGCGGCGCAGTCACCTAATTGCCGATGTCATTTTGGAAAACAATCAGAGTGTGATAGACCTGCTAAAGGCTGAGAAGCTTGTACCCGGCAAAGATTTGGATTACATGCGCAAGCAAATGGAGAAAGGAAAGTCTCGCACTTACGAGTACATTGAAACAGTAGACCTAACTTTGGACGAAGAGGAGGATAAGGGTCGCAAGGAAACTGTCAGCAAGTCGGGTTCGGCAAATGCCTCCccaaagaaaaaacaacataATGACAAGGATCGCGAGCCCAAAAAGAGTAAGCCAGCAGAGCCTGCTCGTACTGTTGCTCCACAACCTGTTGCATTGAAAACTCCTTCACCAGTTCCGGCGGAGCCAGCACCAGTGCCAAAACCAGCCACTCCAGTTCCAGAGGTTGTTGAAGTACCAGAAATTAATCCAACTGTCAGAGAAGCTGCTGCCGAGTCAAAGCAAGCTCCTGCACAAGAGGATCCTTACAAAGATTTGGACTGCGTTGTACTGAGCCATTGCGACAATCCTGCACAGTTCTATGTCCACCCGATCGATCAGCTATCGAAACTAAATCAGCTGCATGAGAACCTTCAGATTGTGTCTCCCTCTTTGCCCCAGTTGATGAACGTGGTAAACGGTGCAGACTGTGTATCGATGTATTCGGTGGACAAATGCTGGTATCGCGCCAAAATCATTGATGCCGAGCTAATGGTACTACTTTTCATAGACTATGGCAACACAGATTGCGTTTCGGATGCCACTGACATCAAAGAAAGCATGTGGTCGCATATCGAACCCTTCTGCTTGCCATGCGCACTCCCGATTCGACCCAAGGGTACTGCGGATTGGGTGGATGCAGCGAATGGCATCTTTAACGAATCGTACTCGAAGGTCCCGCGTCTGGAGTACCTTACCCAAGGAGATCACTACACGACCAGCTATGTTAACATGTATATTGATGGCGAGGATGTGGCTAAGAAATTAATTGCCGATGGTTTTGCTAGGCCGTTAGAGTATTTGGCCAGCGGATGCAGTTGCTACATTTCGCACGTGAATGGAATTTGTGATTTCTTTATTCAACTTGAACGTGATTCAAAGGCGCTAGAACTAATTGAGTTGTATTTGCGCAAGAAGGACACATTAAAGCCCCTCGAAGGATTTGAAAAGGGTTTGATTGTGGCTGCTCTATTTGAGGACGATGAGCTGTGGTACCGAGCCCAGTTGCAGAAGGAGTTGCCCGATTCCCGATACGAAGTACTCTTTATCGACTACGGTAACACCTCCACCACATCGAAGTGTCTAATGCTGTCCGAAGAGATTGCTAGCCTACCCAGCTTATCCAAGAAATGTTCGCTGCAGTTGCCAGATGCCTACATCTCATGGTCACCAGAAGCGGAGGCCAAATTCGCCGAACTGACAGGCGAGGGTGAGCTAGTGTTTACCACACAGCTTCTGAAGCCAGGACAGGATCATGTCACCATTGATCTTCTCCTGGATGGAGAGAACATCATCGACCGCCTGTTACCGTTGTGCCAGCGAAAGGAACCCAAGGAAGCCAGTAAGGAGTCCTTAGCTGTTACCACTAAAGCCATCATTACGCACGTGGAGAATACATCCCGTATATATCTACAGTTTAGCGAGAAGGATTCATTAATGGATATTATATGCGAGAAGCTAAATGGAAGCAAGCTGCAGCCTAAGACGGAAAAGGCTGCAGTAGATGATATGTGCGTAGTTCAATTCGCCGACGACTTGGAGTTCTATCGCTCACGTATTCTGGAAGTGCTCGAAGATGACCAATACAAAGTCATTTTGATTGATTACGGCAATACGACTGTGGTTGATAAGCTTTATGAGTTACCTCAAGAGTTCACGCTCATTAAACCTGTGGCCGAAATATGCAGCATGGAACCCAGCGCCATATTTGAGAAAAATAAAGCTCTAACCCTGACAACATTTGACGCACTGCTGGACAGCTGCAAGGGTGTTGTGGCGGTGGAATTTGTAAACAAGTCTGCCAGTCCTCCTGTGGTCAGATTGACTACTAAAGATAAGAGGAGCCTGAAGATCTATGAACACCTTCAGAAGTTGGTTCAAGCCGAGCTGAAACTAATCCAAAAGCGAAACGAGAACTCTGAATGCATTATCTCATATGGAAACTCACCCAAGAGTTTTTATGTGCAAATGAAGCACAATTCAGCGGATTTGGACTTGATTGTGAAGACACTGCAGTCCTTAAAAAAGGAGAAACTGAAGAAATTAATCGATCCTACTACAAATTCAAATGGTGTTTGCTACTCCCAAGAGGATGCCTGTTACTATCGCTGTAGTATCAAGTCGGTATTGGATCCTAGCCAGGGATTTGAAGTCTTTTTGCTAGATTATGGAAACACCCTGGTCGTTCCAGAGGTCTGGCAGCTACCCCAAGAGATAGAGCCGATTCCATCGTTGGCTCTACACTGTCAGCTGAGTAAGATTCCAATGGATGTGTCTGACGAAAAGCTAGAAGAAGCCTTTGCTGCTTTGCTAGAGCAGCACTTCGGAGAACTATACGAAATAACTACTCAGCCGAACGAGGATGAGACAAAACCTCTGATTGCTGAACTCCGAATCAACTACAAGGATTTCGTCCAGGAGCTGGTCAGTACGGTGACCGGCGTACAGAAACCGCTCGAAGCGGAGCTGCACAACTGTGTTGTGGTGCAGTTCGATGGCCCCATGTCCTTCTACGTCCAGATGGAGAGCGATGTGCCAGCACTAGAGCAAATGACTGATAAACTGCTCGATGCAGAACAGGACCTACCCGCCTTTAGCGACCTCAAAGAGGGAGCTTTGTGTGTGGCTCAGTTCCCGGAGGACGAGGTCTTCTATCGCGCCCAAATTCGCAAGGTTTTGGATGACGGAAAGTGCGAGGTGCATTTTATTGACTTTGGCAACAATGCCGTGACGCAGCAGTTCCGCCAGCTGCCTGAGGAGTTGGCCAAGCCGGCGCGATACAGCAGGCATTGCGAGCTGGATGCGTCGACCATATCCAAGTGCGACGCGGCCCTGCTCCAGTCGTTCATCGACACTCGCTTCTCTGAAACATTCCAGGTAGAGATTCTGGCCACCAAGGGAACTGGCACCCATGTCGTACGACTCTTCTACCAGAGCAAGAACATCAGCGAGAAGCTTCAGGAATGTCAGTGA